One window of the Salvia splendens isolate huo1 chromosome 1, SspV2, whole genome shotgun sequence genome contains the following:
- the LOC121740883 gene encoding transmembrane protein 205-like, with translation MAWLTRFLTVVAFLAIGVVFSPETFGSKSDGQHSQLLLSSLKLAHLLCFSTAWGAALWVTFIGGIIMFKNLPRHQFGNLQSKMFPAYFSMVGVCCAVAVGSFGYLHPWKTSGSTEKYQLGFLLAAFAFNLSNLVIFTPMTIEMMKQRHKIEREVNIGEEVGWTKNQEVAKKSPKLAAMNKKFGMIHGLSSLANIFAFGSLALHSWYLAGKLNL, from the exons ATGGCGTGGCTGACTAGATTTCTCACGGTGGTGGCGTTTTTGGCGATCGGCGTAGTTTTCTCGCCAGAAACCTTCGGATCTAAATCGGACGGCCAGCACTCGCAGTTGCTCCTCTCCTCGCTGAAATTGGCGCACCTGCTCTGCTTCTCCACCGCCTGGGGCGCCGCTCTCTGGGTTACCTTCATCGGCGGCATCATCATGTTCAA GAATCTGCCTAGGCATCAGTTTGGCAACTTGCAGAGTAAGATGTTTCCAGCATACTTTTCCATGGTGGGAGTGTGCTGTGCAGTGGCAGTAGGGTCTTTTGGATACTTGCACCCATGGAAGACGTCGGGGTCGACTGAGAAATACCAGCTCGGATTCCTTCTTGCTGCCTTTGCTTTCAACCTGAGCAATCTTGTTATTTTTACGCCCATGACCATTGAG ATGATGAAACAAAGGCACAAGATTGAGAGAGAAGTAAATATTGGGGAAGAAGTTGGTTGGACGAAGAACCAAGAAGTTGCAAAGAAAAGTCCGAAGCTTGCTGCCATGAACAAGAAATTTGGTATGATCCATGGATTATCTTCTCTTGCTAATATCTTCGCATTTGGTAGTCTTGCCCTCCACTCGTGGTATTTAGCTGGTAAACTCAATCTGTAA